One Serratia liquefaciens genomic window, CACGATGTAGACGGTGATGTGGTTCTTCGCCACCGAAATGCCTTTGACGACCGGCAGTACCGGAATGTTGGCTGCTTGGTAATCTTTAAAGCGGAAGATGGCAATCGCATAGGAATGCGGCATCTGCCACAGGCTAAAGATAGCCAACAGGATCAACGCACCGGCATCGAACTCGTTGGTGACCGCGCAATAACCGATAACCGGTGGCGCAGCGCCCGACAAGCTGCCGATCAGCGTGCCGTATACCGAGTGGCGTTTCATGTACAGGCTGTAGACGCCGACATAAACCACAAAGCCCATCACCGCCAGCCACATGGCCAGCGGGTTGGCGCCAATATACAGCAACGCAAAGCCCGCAATACCCAGGGCGGTAGCGTAAACCAGGCTTACACTCGGCGCGATCAGGCCTTTCACCAGCACCCGATTCTTCGTTCTCTCCATTTTCTTGTCGATGTCGCGGTCAATGTAGTTGTTAAACACACAGCCCGAAGCGACAACCAACGAGACACCCACCAGGGTGGCGAGAAACAGGGGATAGTCGATGCTTCCTTTGGAAGCCAACAGGAATCCCCCGACGACAGAAATTAAATTGCCGAAAATAATTCCTGGTTTAGTTACTTGCAGGTATTGCTTAATCATCACGTGCAGCTCGACTCTTAACTGACCATCATATTGATGTTGAGGTTGTACATAATCCAGAGTGAACCCACAACAACGATACCGATGATCATAGCGGTGAACAGCAATGCCACCAGGTTCCAGCGCTCTTCCGATGAGGTATTCATGTGCAGGAAGTAAATCAGGTGAACAACCACCTGAATCACGGCCATGCCAACAACCACCGCCAGGATGGTGGAGTGAGAGGCGGTACCGCTCATCACCATCGCAAATGGAATCACCGTCAGGATGATCGACAGAATAAAGCCGATCAGATAGGTCTTGACGCTACCGTGGCTTGCGCCGCCGTGAGAAGTTTCATGGGATGAATGACTCATGACATAACCCCCAGCAGGTAAACAACGGTGAAGACGCAGATCCATACCACGTCCAGGAAGTGCCAGAACAGGCTCAGGCACATCAAACGGGTTTTGTTGGTTGCGGTCAGGCCACGCTTGCTGACCTGAATCATCATGATGATGATCCAGACCAGACCGGTAGTCACGTGCAGACCGTGGGTCGCAACCAGCGCGAAGAAGCTGGACAGGAACGCGCTGCGATCCGGACCATAGCCTTCAACGATCAGGTGATGGAATTCGTAGATCTCCATCGCGACGAAGCCCAGACCGAACAGGAAGGTCAGGAACAGCCAGGTGTTAACGCTGCCAACCTTGCCTTTGTTCATGCCGATCATCGCCATACCGTAGGTGATGGAGCTGAACAACAGCAGGAAGGTTTCAACCAGGACAAACTTCAGATCGAAGATGTCTTTGCCAGAGGGACCGCCAGCGGTCCCGTTCACCAGTACTGCATAAGTCGCGAACAAGCTCGCAAACAAAATACAGTCGCTCATCAGGTAGATCCAGAATCCGAAGACTTTGGTCTCTCCTGCGTCGTGGTGCCCATGCTCTGCATGGGCTGCGTTATGGTTAGTCAGAGTATCAGTTGACATGTTTCACGCCTGCTTTGCTGATTTGTTCATAGTGTTGGTTTTCAATGCGCTCGATCTCATCAACCTGCACATAGTAATCAACATCTTCATCGAAGCTCTTGGCAATCCAGGTCACGATCATACCTACGAAGGCAGCGATCGCCATCCACCAGATGTCCCAGATCATCGCGAAACCAAATACCAGGCTGAAGCCAGCAATAATCACACCGGCACCGGTATTCTTCGGCATATGAATCGGTTCGTATTTAGCCGGTTTCTTATAAGCTACGCCTTTTTCTTTCATGTCCCAGAATTCATCACGGTCATGAATCTGTGGCACTACGGCAAAGTTATAGAACGGCGGTGGAGACGAAGTCGACCACTCCAGCGTACGAGCACCCCATGGGTCACCGGTCAGGTCACGGTTCTGCTCACGGTCACGCACACTGACGAACACCTGAATCACTTGGCACAGGATACCGCAGGCAATCAGAGCCGCGCCGCCCGCCGCTACCAGCAGCAGTGGGTGGAACTCTGGGTTGATGTTCTGGCTGATACGACGAGTCATACCCATAAAGCCCAGAGCATACAGCGGCATAAAGGCCACGAAGAAGCCGATGATCCAGAACCAGAACGCGCGGATACCCCATTTTTCGTTCAGCGTGAAGCCGAAGGATTTAGGGAACCAGTAGGTCAGGCCTGCGAAGCAACCGAACACCACACCACCGATGATAACGTTATGGAAGTGGGCAATCAGGAACAGACTGTTGTGCAGCACGAAGTTCGCACCCGGCACGGCCAGCAGAACGCCGGTCATCCCACCCACGGAGAAGGTGATGATGAAGCCGATGGTCCACAGCATAGCGGAGTTGAGCTGAATGCGGCCCTGGTACATGGTGAACAGCCAGTTGAAGATTTTCACCCCGGTAGGGATGGAAATGATCATGGTGGCGATACCGAAGAAGGCGTTTACGTTCGCGCCGGACCCCATGGTAAAGAAGTGGTGCAACCATACGATGAACGACAGAACGGTAATCGCGATGGTTGCCCATACCAGTGAGGTATAGCCGAACAGGCGCTTTCTCGAGAAGGTCGCGGTGACCTCGGAGAACACACCGAACACCGGCAGAACCAGGATATACACCTCTGGGTGACCCCAGGCCCAAATCAGGTTGATGTACATCATCATGTTGCCGCCCATATCATTGGTAAAGAAATGGGTGCCCAGATAGCGATCCAGGGTCAGCAACGCGATGGTTACGGTCAGAATTGGGAAAGAAACGATGATCAGGACGTTAGTACACAGAGCTGCCCAGGTGAACACCGGCATCTTCATCAGAGGCATGCCAGGAGCACGCATCTTCAGAATGGTGGCGAAGAAGTTCACACCGGTCAACAGGGTACCAATACCGGAAATCTGCAGGCTCCAGATCCAGTAGTCGACCCCGACGCCAGGACTGTATTCCTTGCCCGACAGCGGCGGATACGCCAGCCAACCTGTTTGCGCGAACTCACCAACCCCCAGAGAGATGTTGATCAGCACTACGCCCACCACGAAGAACCAGAAGCTCAGGGAGTTCAGGAACGGGAAGGCAACGTCGCGCGCACCGATTTGCAAAGGTACCACTACGTTCATCAGACCTACCACGAAAGGCATCGCCATGAAGAAGATCATGATAACGCCGTGGGCGGTGAAGATTTGGTCGTAGTGGTGCGGCGGCAGGAATCCGGCCTCGCCGGCGGACGCAAGCGCCTGCTGACTACGCATCATGATGGCATCGGCAAAACCACGCAGCAGCATAACCATTGCCACGATGATGTACATGATACCAATTTTTTTATGGTCAACCGAAGTCAACCAGTCGCTCCATAGCCATTTCCACTTGCCGAAATAGGTTATCAGCGCCAGCAGTGCCAGGCCCCCAATAACAATTGCAGCAACGGTGACCATGATGATCGGTTCGTGGTACGGAACCGCATCAATCGTTAATTTTCCCAACATCAGTTTATTCCTCGGCTCCGGCGTGAGCATGTTCACCCATGTCCATACCCTGGCTCATGTCCATGCCTTCGTGCGCGGTAGCGCCTTTGTGCATGTCCATATCACCCATGAATTTGCCAATAGTTTCTTTGAACAAATTCGGTTTGACACTGGAGAAGTACTCGACCGGGTTGTTTTCACTCGGCTCTGCCAGTTTGTTAAAGTCGCTGGTGGCGTTTAGGTTATTCGACGATGCTTTCACCTTGGCAACCCACTGATCGAAGTCGCCTTCGGTTGGGGTGACAATGGCGGTGAATTTCATGCCGGAGAACCCGCGACCGCTGAAGCTGCTTGAAATACCGTCGTATTTGCCTGCTTCATTGCCGATCAGGTGCAGTTTGGTCTGCATCCCGGCCATCGCATAAATCTGCCCACCTAACTGAGGAATAAAGAACGAGTTCATTACCGAGTTAGAGGTGATCTTGAATTCGACTGGAACATCTTTCGGGAAAGCCAGCTCATTAACCGTCGCGATGCCTTGTTCCGGGTAGATAAACAGCCATTTCCAGTCGAGCGACACCACTTCGATCGTCATCGGCTTCTTGTCAGTGACAATCGGCTTGAACGGATCCAGCTCGTGGGTAGTCTTCCAGGTAATGGTGCCAAGGATGGCGATGATAATGATAGGAATGGTCCAGACGACCGCTTCGATCTTGTTGGAATGTGACCAGTTCGGACTGTACTTGGCGTCTTTGTTGGAAGCACGGTACTTCCAGGCAAAGGCGAACGCCATAAAGATAACTGGTATCACCACGATCAGCATCAACGCGATTGCAGTGATAATCAGTGTCCGTTGCTCAACACCAATTGCTCCTTTGGGGTTCATCAATACCATATTGCAACCACTGAGCATTACAGTGGAGGCAATTAATGACAACATCCCAATACTTTTATTGTATTTCTTAAGTCTCATCTAACGACCTCAATTACAAAGGCTCTATTGTCGTTTCATGTGTGCGGGCATTTTACGGGAAGGTTGCAGTACTGTAAACATGCTTAAGGGAGTGTCAGCGCCTTGTTGACACTTTCTGTTAAGGGTGTCACAGATGTCACGCTACGTGACAATTTACCAATGGCAACAACGCGTTGGCGCGCTGAATCGTGCCGAGCAACCCGTATGTTAAGGAAAACTAAAGGTATGATGAATCTTGCAGCTGAAAACGCTTTTTTGAAATACGAGTGAAAGGTTTATTTAATGTAAAATAATTGTGTCTTAAAGGTGAATTTAATTTTATTTCCCGATCTCGCTATTCGAATAAAAAAATAATTTGGGCGGGAATTATATTTTTTAACTAAATAAATACATCACCCTGATGCATTTTTGCCGACCGGCACGATGACCGGTCGGCGATTATCAGGCCAGTTTGGTACGGCGCAGTGCCAGATAGTCCAGCAAACTGCCCATCGCAATGCCCACCAGACTCAGCGCGGCACCCATTTGCAACAGCCGATCGGCCAGGTTCGGCAACAGGGTCCAGTCGAGCGCATTGGTGATCAGCAGGAGCAGCCACAGGCCCAGCAAGGTACAGCCCAGCGTCAGCAGGCGCAATGCCCAACGGTAAAACTGGCGGAATTCGGTGCGTGGCATGAAGTCATCGGTGCGCTGGGTATATTCCAGCGTCTGACGGCACAGGTGCAGCAGCAGCAGGCCCGGCACCGCGGCGACGATCGAGAATAAATAGAATAACGGCCAGCCGTGTGCTTCAACAAACCAACCGGCAATGGGCCCGACATACACCCGCCCGACGGCGGACAGCGCCGACAGCAGGGCGAACTGGGTGGCGGAAAATGACTTGTTGCACAGCGTCATCAGCAGCGCGACAAAGGCCGCGGTGCCCATACCGCCACACAGGTTTTCCAGGAAGATGGCGCTGCCCATGGTCATGATGTTTTTATCGGTGACCGCCAGGATCCAATAACCGAGATTGGAAACCGCCTGCAGGATGCCGAACAGCATCAGGGCGCGGAACAGGCTGAGGCGTTGCATCAGCACGCCGCCAAACAGCGCACCGACGATGGTGGCGAACAGGCCGAGGGTTTTGTTGACCAGCCCGACTTCACCGGCATCGAAGCCGACGCCACGGATCAGGAAGGTGGTGCTCAGGCTGCCGGCAAAGGCATCGCCCATCTTGTACATGACGATCAGCAGTAAAATCAGCCAGGCATTGTTACGCGCAAAGAAATCACGCAGCGGAGCGACTACCGCCTGCTCCATGGTACGCGGTGCCGGAATGCTGTCGTCGGGTTCAGGTGCCAGCAGGGTGGCGACAATTCCGATCAGCATCAGCCCGGCCATCAGCCAGTAGGTCGACTGCCAGCCTAAATAGCGATCCGCCAGCCACAGCGCCAACCCACCGGACACCAGCATGGCCAGCCGGTAACCCAATACCGAAACTGCGGCACCGGTGCCGCGCTCTTCGGCGCTCAGCAGATCGGTTTTATAGGCGTCAAAAACAATATCCTGCGACGCGGAACAGAACGCCACCAGTACCGCCAATGCCGCCAGCCACCAAAGGTGCTGTGCCGGCTGCATAAAGCCCATTGCGACAATCGACACCACCAGCAACAGTTGGCTGATCAGCAGCCAGCCGCGCCGCCGCCCGAGAAAGGGCGGGGTGTAGCGGTCCATAAAGGGCGACCACAGGAATTTGAACACATAGGCCTGACCGACCAGCGAAAAAATGCCGATGGTTTTCAGATCGATGTTTTCGACGGTCATCCAGGCTTGCAGCGTGCCGGAGGTCAGTGCCAAGGGCAGACCCGACGCGAAGCCCAGCAGCAGGAGGATGGCGGAGTTACGCTGGGTAAAGATATTCAGATACTGTTTCGACATGAGTTCCCTGTCTGCACCGCCCGATGATCCGGGCGGCACAAGGCGTTCGCGGATTAACGCGCGTTTTGCTTGATAAAGTCGTTGACGCTGGTGTCTTGCGCCATATCGGCAATAACGTCACCCAGCACGGTGTTGACCGCGTTAGTGATTTTCTCGTTGGTTGCCGTGAAGGCGCCCTGCACGTTATAGGTTGAACGGTAGTTCTTCACCTGTTTGTTGCCGTTTTTCGCCTGGGCGGTAATAGAAATATCGGCCTTGGTGGTGATGTTGTAGCGCAGGTTGCCTTCAGAGACGTCCGCATACAGGTTATTGACCACGATTTGCAGATCAACCGCGCCGTCAGCGCCAATCATGTAGCCGCGCGCGCCCATTTGTTTCTCGAGCACTTCCTGCAGTAAGAAGCGCAGATCGCGTGATGGCGTCAACGTCACCAACTGGCCGTCGCGGTTCACTTTCGCCAGCGCCTGGTCTTGACGCTGATCCGCGCCGTTAATGCTGATGGTCACGCCCTGCAGGGTCGGATCTTGCTGTGGCAGGACGATCTTCGGCGTCACGTTCAGGGTATTGCTGCTGGTGGCACAGCCGGCCAGCATCAGTGCGGCCAACAGTGGAAGGCAAAGTTTTTTTAACATAGTTACTGTCTCATTCTCGATGGATTTTAAGCTGCCGCAAACTGCCAAGATTAACGAAGCGGGTTTGAGCAGGCTTTCTGTAATAATCAGAGCGGGATAGCCAACAACAAATTGTCGACATCATAGCATCGCCGCCGGCCGGAGGAAGCGCAGAACGCACCGGAGTGACAAATTTTTACCTGCCGTTGATAAAAACATGCTTTTTTGCCCGTCTCAATCGGATAAACCTCAAGCGGCGGCGGATGTTGACCGTTTTTTGTCCGCAAAAAAGAGAAATTTACCTGAGGAATGGTCTAAAAGGGACGAAAGCGGCTAAGATTGAAATAGATGGGGGCGGTCCTCTGCCGGTGTAGTAAGGAGATCCTATGATTCGCGAGCAAATAGAAGCAAAGTTAAGGGCGGCATTTGAGCCCGCGTATCTGGAAGTCGTTGATGAAAGTTATCGTCATAACGTTCCGGCGGGTTCAGAAAGCCATTTCAAGGTGGTATTGGTCAGCGATCGCTTCGTCGGCGAACGTTTTCTGACGCGGCATCGTTCGATTTACGGCGTGCTGTCAGAGGAGTTGGCGGATGGCGTACATGCGCTGGCGTTGCACACCTATACCCTGAAAGAGTGGGAAGGGCTGCAGGATACCGTACCGGCTTCCCCGCCTTGCCGTGGGGCCGGAACCTTGGCCTGACGGCTAAATTTGCGGTATCAGTGGAACTTTGACCACGATTTGGGGTATTACTACAGACGAATTTTGGAACGGCCTGCGGGCCGTTTCTGTTTTTGACGACGACATAGCCGACGCGTAATGCAGCGAAGGCCGGGT contains:
- a CDS encoding lipoprotein yields the protein MLKKLCLPLLAALMLAGCATSSNTLNVTPKIVLPQQDPTLQGVTISINGADQRQDQALAKVNRDGQLVTLTPSRDLRFLLQEVLEKQMGARGYMIGADGAVDLQIVVNNLYADVSEGNLRYNITTKADISITAQAKNGNKQVKNYRSTYNVQGAFTATNEKITNAVNTVLGDVIADMAQDTSVNDFIKQNAR
- the ampG gene encoding muropeptide MFS transporter AmpG, which translates into the protein MSKQYLNIFTQRNSAILLLLGFASGLPLALTSGTLQAWMTVENIDLKTIGIFSLVGQAYVFKFLWSPFMDRYTPPFLGRRRGWLLISQLLLVVSIVAMGFMQPAQHLWWLAALAVLVAFCSASQDIVFDAYKTDLLSAEERGTGAAVSVLGYRLAMLVSGGLALWLADRYLGWQSTYWLMAGLMLIGIVATLLAPEPDDSIPAPRTMEQAVVAPLRDFFARNNAWLILLLIVMYKMGDAFAGSLSTTFLIRGVGFDAGEVGLVNKTLGLFATIVGALFGGVLMQRLSLFRALMLFGILQAVSNLGYWILAVTDKNIMTMGSAIFLENLCGGMGTAAFVALLMTLCNKSFSATQFALLSALSAVGRVYVGPIAGWFVEAHGWPLFYLFSIVAAVPGLLLLHLCRQTLEYTQRTDDFMPRTEFRQFYRWALRLLTLGCTLLGLWLLLLITNALDWTLLPNLADRLLQMGAALSLVGIAMGSLLDYLALRRTKLA
- the bolA gene encoding transcriptional regulator BolA, whose translation is MIREQIEAKLRAAFEPAYLEVVDESYRHNVPAGSESHFKVVLVSDRFVGERFLTRHRSIYGVLSEELADGVHALALHTYTLKEWEGLQDTVPASPPCRGAGTLA
- a CDS encoding cytochrome o ubiquinol oxidase subunit III; amino-acid sequence: MSTDTLTNHNAAHAEHGHHDAGETKVFGFWIYLMSDCILFASLFATYAVLVNGTAGGPSGKDIFDLKFVLVETFLLLFSSITYGMAMIGMNKGKVGSVNTWLFLTFLFGLGFVAMEIYEFHHLIVEGYGPDRSAFLSSFFALVATHGLHVTTGLVWIIIMMIQVSKRGLTATNKTRLMCLSLFWHFLDVVWICVFTVVYLLGVMS
- the cyoA gene encoding cytochrome o ubiquinol oxidase subunit II, which encodes MRLKKYNKSIGMLSLIASTVMLSGCNMVLMNPKGAIGVEQRTLIITAIALMLIVVIPVIFMAFAFAWKYRASNKDAKYSPNWSHSNKIEAVVWTIPIIIIAILGTITWKTTHELDPFKPIVTDKKPMTIEVVSLDWKWLFIYPEQGIATVNELAFPKDVPVEFKITSNSVMNSFFIPQLGGQIYAMAGMQTKLHLIGNEAGKYDGISSSFSGRGFSGMKFTAIVTPTEGDFDQWVAKVKASSNNLNATSDFNKLAEPSENNPVEYFSSVKPNLFKETIGKFMGDMDMHKGATAHEGMDMSQGMDMGEHAHAGAEE
- the cyoB gene encoding cytochrome o ubiquinol oxidase subunit I, whose protein sequence is MLGKLTIDAVPYHEPIIMVTVAAIVIGGLALLALITYFGKWKWLWSDWLTSVDHKKIGIMYIIVAMVMLLRGFADAIMMRSQQALASAGEAGFLPPHHYDQIFTAHGVIMIFFMAMPFVVGLMNVVVPLQIGARDVAFPFLNSLSFWFFVVGVVLINISLGVGEFAQTGWLAYPPLSGKEYSPGVGVDYWIWSLQISGIGTLLTGVNFFATILKMRAPGMPLMKMPVFTWAALCTNVLIIVSFPILTVTIALLTLDRYLGTHFFTNDMGGNMMMYINLIWAWGHPEVYILVLPVFGVFSEVTATFSRKRLFGYTSLVWATIAITVLSFIVWLHHFFTMGSGANVNAFFGIATMIISIPTGVKIFNWLFTMYQGRIQLNSAMLWTIGFIITFSVGGMTGVLLAVPGANFVLHNSLFLIAHFHNVIIGGVVFGCFAGLTYWFPKSFGFTLNEKWGIRAFWFWIIGFFVAFMPLYALGFMGMTRRISQNINPEFHPLLLVAAGGAALIACGILCQVIQVFVSVRDREQNRDLTGDPWGARTLEWSTSSPPPFYNFAVVPQIHDRDEFWDMKEKGVAYKKPAKYEPIHMPKNTGAGVIIAGFSLVFGFAMIWDIWWMAIAAFVGMIVTWIAKSFDEDVDYYVQVDEIERIENQHYEQISKAGVKHVN
- the cyoE gene encoding heme o synthase, encoding MIKQYLQVTKPGIIFGNLISVVGGFLLASKGSIDYPLFLATLVGVSLVVASGCVFNNYIDRDIDKKMERTKNRVLVKGLIAPSVSLVYATALGIAGFALLYIGANPLAMWLAVMGFVVYVGVYSLYMKRHSVYGTLIGSLSGAAPPVIGYCAVTNEFDAGALILLAIFSLWQMPHSYAIAIFRFKDYQAANIPVLPVVKGISVAKNHITVYIVAFMVATLMLTLGGYAGYKYLIVAAAVSVWWLGMALRGYKAENDSVWARKLFVFSIVAITSLSVMMSIDFSASASPETLMTYVW
- a CDS encoding cytochrome o ubiquinol oxidase subunit IV → MSHSSHETSHGGASHGSVKTYLIGFILSIILTVIPFAMVMSGTASHSTILAVVVGMAVIQVVVHLIYFLHMNTSSEERWNLVALLFTAMIIGIVVVGSLWIMYNLNINMMVS